One stretch of Arachis hypogaea cultivar Tifrunner chromosome 20, arahy.Tifrunner.gnm2.J5K5, whole genome shotgun sequence DNA includes these proteins:
- the LOC112783544 gene encoding DNA (cytosine-5)-methyltransferase CMT2 isoform X4 yields MLLVFCSADTKDQKSVLDGKCIQEKSCRRSPRLTPTSHSESSKAKDNFGAASSNKEFIKLFKQCHAKPLRQSPRLNPSGEACLQLQDVKMSGGNLRKSPILPSSSGSENMDVISFPRKEISKVVHQKDKDTELPIEFNSDSLVKPNSEVKTITRISLEIDDTDCLRSSSEVVENGRTGPDSLALLEFDDSPPRKKKKKVASTTIEIMDHKSIPSFVGNPIPDDEAQKRWGWRYELKNQNKGQKFKMNEDEEDEIIVNVKCHYAQAEIGNCVFSLGDCAIIKGDIEENHVGKIIEFFQTTDGQDYFRVQWFYRVQDTVIQDEGSFHDKRRLFYSSIMNDNLIDCIIAKANVTLVTPRIDRRSISVSPSDFYYDMEYCVEYSTFRNIPAEALAVSKSPPESEPRKTELLLLDLYSGCGGMSTGLCLGAKVSSVNLVTRWAVDSNKCATESLKLNHPDTYVRNELAEDFLELLKEWEKLCKRFKGNDTERTLPLRSKGSEGVKKQVDSLAHDLPADEYEVSRIVDICYGDPNETGKCNLYLKVRWRGHSESEDTWEPLENLSNCKESIQEFVRKGMISKILPLPGEVDVICGGPPCQGVSGYNRFRNVASPLDDERNRQIVVFMDIVKYLKPKYVLMENVVDILKFDNGSLGRYALSRLVHMNYQARLGMVAAGCYGLPQFRLRVFLWGTHPSEVLPQFPLPSHDVIVSYWPPTEFERNTVAYDEGQPRELEKAIVLQDAISDLPAVTNHETCEEMPYRNPPETEFQRYIRSTKYEMTGSTLNGTTEEGLLHDHRPYILGEDDYLRVCQIPKRKGANFRDLPGLVVIDNVVRRHPTESPTLLPSGKPLVPDYAFTFEQGRSKRPFGRLWWDETVPTALTFPSCHNTKILHPEQDRVLSIREFARLQGFPDYYRFCGTVKQRYRQIGNAVAVPVGRALGYALGMAYMKKLSGNEALMTLPPKFSLSNYLQLSSKDLLGKTDAD; encoded by the exons atgcttcttgttttctgtaGTGCTGACACGAAGGACCAGAAATCAGTTTTGGATGGAAAATGCATTCAGGAAAAGAGCTGTAGGAGATCTCCAAGGTTGACACCAACTTCTCATTCTGAATCATCAAAGGCAAAGGACAACTTTGGAGCTGCATCAAGCAATAAGGAATTCATCAAGCTTTTCAAACAGTGTCATGCGAAGCCATTGAGGCAGTCTCCAAGATTAAATCCATCTGGTGAGGCATGTCTGCAACTGCAAGACGTGAAAATGTCTGGTGGAAACCTTAGGAAATCTCCAATACTTCCATCTTCAAGTGGCAGTGAAAACATGGACGTCATTTCGTTTCCAAGAAAAGAAATTTCTAAAGTAGTTCACCAAAAGGACAAGGACACCGAACTTCCGATTGAATTTAATTCTGATTCACTAGTTAAACCGAATTCTGAAGTTAAAACCATCACAAGAATCTCTCTTGAAATTGATGATACAGATTGCTTGAGAAGTTCCTCAGAGGTGGTGGAAAATGGCAGAACGGGTCCTGATTCCCTTGCCTTGCTAGAGTTTGATGACAGCccaccaagaaagaaaaaaaaaaaagtggcttCTACAACGATTGAAATAATGGACCATAAAAGCATTCCTTCATTTGTTGGCAATCCAATACCAGATGATGAAGCTCAGAAAAGATGGGGATGGCGCTACGAATTGAAG AACCAAAATAAAGGCCAAAAGTTCAAAATGAA CGAGGATGAAGAAGACGAGATCATTGTAAATGTGAAATGCCACTATGCTCAAGCAGAAATTGGTAATTGCGTTTTCAGTCTTGGTGATTGTGCAATTATAAAA GGTGACATAGAAGAAAATCATGTTGGCAAGATTATTGAATTTTTCCAAACAACTGATGGTCAAGATTATTTTAGAGTCCAATGGTTTTACAGAGTTCAAGATACA GTAATCCAAGATGAAGGCAGCTTCCATGACAAGCGGCGTTTATTCTATTCATCAATAATGAATGACAACCTAATAGACTGCATTATAGCAAAAGCTAATGTAACACTTGTAACACCTAGG ATTGATCGGAGGTCGATTTCTGTTTCACCATCTGACTTCTATTACGATATGGAATATTGTGTGGAATATTCTACATTCCGCAACATACCAGCAG AGGCCTTGGCAGTTTCCAAAAGTCCACCCGAATCTGAGCCGCGGAAGACAGAATTATTACTACTAGATCTTTATTCTGGCTGTGGTGGCATGTCAACTGGATTGTGCTTGGGTGCCAAAGTTTCATCAGTTAACCTTGTGACG AGATGGGCTGTTGATAGCAACAAGTGTGCAACTGAAAGCTTGAAACTAAACCATCCAGATACATAT GTGAGAAATGAATTGGCTGAGGATTTTCTGGAACTTTTGAAGGAATGGGAAAAGCTATGCAAACGGTTTAAAGGAAATGATACAGAAAGGACATTACCATTACGGTCAAAAGGCTCAGAAGGAGTAAAGAAACAAGTAGATTCTTTAGCTCATGATCTTCCTGCTGATGAATATGAAGTTTCTAGGATAGTTGATATATGCTATGGTGATCCCAATGAAACAGGGAAATGTAATCTATATTTGAAG GTGCGTTGGAGGGGTCACAGTGAAAGTGAGGATACATGGGAGCCACTTGAAAACTTAAG TAATTGTAAGGAAAGCATACAGGAATTTGTGAGAAAAGGGATGATCTCCAAAATCTTGCCTCTTCCT GGTGAAGTTGATGTTATTTGTGGGGGCCCTCCTTGCCAAGGAGTTAGTGGATATAATCGCTTTAGAAATGTTGCTTCACCATTGGATGATGAAAGAAATCGTCAGATTGTAGTTTTCATGGACATAGTAAAGTATTTGAAGCCTAAGTATGTTTTAATGGAAAATGTGGTTGACATATTGAAATTTGACAACGGTTCACTTGGAAGATACGCATTGAGTCGTTTGGTACATATGAATTACCAAGCAAGATTGGGAATGGTTGCTGCTGGATGTTATGGTCTTCCACAATTCCGGTTGCGTGTTTTCTTGTGGGGTACTCATCCCAGTGAG GTTCTACCTCAATTTCCATTGCCGTCACATGATGTCATTGTTAGCTATTGGCCTCCAACAGAGTTTGAG CGCAATACTGTTGCTTATGATGAAGGCCAACCTCGTGAACTTGAGAAAGCTATTGTTCTTCAAGATGCAATCTCTGATCTTCCTGCT GTGACAAACCACGAAACTTGTGAAGAAATGCCATACAGAAATCCTCCAGAAACAGAATTTCAGAGATATATAAGGTCAACTAAATATG AGATGACTGGGTCAACATTGAATGGAACAACAGAGGAAGGTTTACTACATGATCACCGACCCTATATTTTGGGGGAAGATGACTACCTACGTGTTTGTCAAATTCCAAAACGGAAG GGAGCAAATTTCCGTGATCTTCCGGGTTTAGTTGTAATTGACAATGTGGTTAGGCGGCATCCAACTGAGAGTCCAACACTACTACCATCTGGAAAGCCCTTG GTTCCAGATTATGCCTTTACTTTCGAACAAGGGAGATCTAAGAG GCCATTTGGACGGTTGTGGTGGGATGAGACAGTTCCTACGGCACTGACCTTCCCAAGTTGCCATAATACG AAAATACTACATCCAGAGCAGGACCGAGTCCTAAGTATACGAGAATTTGCTAGGCTGCAGGGTTTTCctgattattatagattttgCGGGACTGTTAAACAGAG GTACCGGCAAATTGGGAATGCGGTTGCTGTTCCTGTTGGAAGGGCTTTAGGATATGCTCTTGGAATGGCATATATGAAGAAGCTCAGTGGAAATGAGGCACTTATGACCCTTCCTCCCAAGTTCTCTCTCTCCAATTATCTTCAGTTATCATCAAAGGATCTACTCGGCAAAACTGACGCTGACTAG